One region of Oryza sativa Japonica Group chromosome 10, ASM3414082v1 genomic DNA includes:
- the LOC4348898 gene encoding probable methyltransferase PMT3 produces the protein MRGRSDGGQSKRPILLLCVMVVCLCLLFLYFSGSNGQAGSAALEYGTKFSRSLGWGSDGDGDDGSEESIFGTGDADDVELKSFPVCDDRHSELIPCLDRNLIYQMRMKLDLNLMEHYERHCPPPERRLNCLIPPPHGYKVPIKWPKSRDIVWKANIPHTHLAHEKSDQNWMIDAGEKIKFPGGGTHFHHGADKYIANIANMLKFKDNNINNEGMLRTVLDVGCGVASFGGYLLSSNVIAMSLAPNDVHQNQIQFALERGIPAYLGVLGTKRLPYPSRSFELAHCSRCRIDWLQRDGILLLELDRLLRPGGYFAYSSPEAYAQDEEDRRIWKKMSSLVERMCWKIAEKRNQTVIWVKPLNNDCYRSRAPGTNPPLCKRGDDPDSVWGVQMEACITPYPEQMHKDGGTGLAPWPARLTTPPPRLADLYVTADTFEKDTEMWQQRVDNYWRLLKPKIKPDTIRNIMDMKANFGSFAAALKEKDVWVMNVVPHDGPSTLKIIYDRGLIGSTHDWCEAFSTYPRTYDLLHAWTVFSDLDKRGCSAEDLLLEMDRIVRPSGFIIVRDKDTVIEFIKKYLNALHWEAVTTVDAESSPESEENEMIFIIRKKLWQPGGSQDPNPK, from the exons ATGAGGGGCAGAAGCGATGGGGGGCAGAGCAAGAGGCCCATCTTGCTGCTCTGCGTGATGGTCGTGTGCCTCTGCCTCCTCTTCTTGTATTTCTCTGGCTCCAATGGGCAGGCTGGGAGTGCCGCATTAGAGTACGGGACCAAGTTCTCGCGCTCACTCGGGTGGGGAAGTGATGGGGACGGTGACGACGGCTCGGAGGAGTCCATATTTGGCACCGGTGATGCAGATGATGTTGAGCTCAAGAGCTTTCCT GTGTGTGATGACCGGCATTCTGAGCTGATCCCCTGCTTGGATAGGAACTTGATATATCAGATGAGGATGAAACTGGATTTAAACCTGATGGAACACTACGAGAGGCATTGCCCTCCTCCTGAAAGGCGCTTGAACTGCCTGATTCCCCCACCACATGGCTATAAG GTTCCCATAAAATGGCCAAAAAGTCGTGATATTGTGTGGAAAGCAAATATTCCGCACACTCACCTTGCACATGAGAAGTCAGACCAGAATTGGATGATTGATGCAGGTGAGAAAATCAAATTTCCAGGTGGTGGAACACATTTCCATCATGGAGctgacaaatatatagcaaacatAGCAAAT ATGCTAAAGTTCAAagataacaatattaacaatgAGGGAATGCTTCGTACAGTTCTTGATGTTGGTTGTGGAGTTGCTAGTTTTGGAGGATATCTTCTTTCATCTAATGTGATAGCTATGTCTTTGGCACCCAATGATGTACATCAGAACCAGATTCAGTTTGCTCTTGAAAGAGGGATCCCTGCATATCTTGGTGTTTTGGGAACAAAAAGACTTCCATACCCAAGTAGATCATTCGAATTAGCCCATTGTTCTCGTTGTAGGATTGACTGGCTTCAAAGAGATGGGATTCTTCTGCTTGAACTGGACAGATTACTCAGACCTGGAGGTTATTTTGCTTATTCATCTCCTGAGGCATATGCACAGGACGAGGAAGATCGCAGAATCTGGAAAAAAATGAGTTCCCTTGTAGAGAGGATGTGCTGGAAAATTGCAGAGAAGAGAAACCAGACAGTCATCTGGGTCAAGCCTCTAAACAATGACTGCTACAGGAGCCGAGCACCTGGTACAAATCCACCTCTATGCAAAAGGGGTGATGATCCAGACTCAGTATGGGGAGTGCAAATGGAAGCTTGCATTACGCCATATCCAGAAC AAATGCACAAAGATGGGGGAACTGGACTGGCTCCTTGGCCTGCTCGATTAACAACTCCACCTCCCCGTCTTGCTGATTTGTATGTCACTGCTGACACATTTGAAAAAGATACA GAAATGTGGCAACAAAGAGTAGATAACTACTGGAGATTGTTAAAACCAAAGATAAAACCAGACACTATTAGAAACATCATGGATATGAAAGCAAACTTTGGGTCATTTGCAGCTGCTCTCAAGGAAAAGGATGTATGGGTCATGAATGTTGTTCCACATGATGGACCAAGCACTCTCAAGATAATCTATGACAGAGGGCTTATAGGTTCTACTCATGACTG GTGTGAAGCATTCTCAACCTATCCTCGAACATATGATCTTCTCCATGCATGGACAGTCTTCTCTGACCTTGACAAGAGAGGTTGCAGCGCAGAAGATCTCCTGCTTGAAATGGACCGCATCGTTAGGCCTAGTGGATTTATCATCGTGAGAGACAAGGACACTGTCATCGAATTCATCAAGAAATACCTCAACGCACTTCACTGGGAAGCAGTAACAACTGTAGATGCCGAGTCAAGTCCAGAATCTGAGGAGAATGAAATGATCTTCATAATCCGGAAGAAATTGTGGCAACCAGGAGGCTCACAGGACCCCAACCCCAAGTAG
- the LOC4348899 gene encoding pentatricopeptide repeat-containing protein At3g12770, whose protein sequence is MATMLPLLLPPSPPRALSPRCSLQPRARHHLLDGEASPRRGAPAVGANAAAYAREIGACVRARRWGAACEAFAAMRAAGAAPDRFLLPQVLRACAGAREGRLAAAAHALAAKGGPAFAGDAVVGNALVAMYAALGDVAAARAAFAGLPERDVVAWTALVGAYADAGELGEAFELFETMQESGVRPDVISWNTLVSGFARNGDLRAALHLFDEMRLRGVKPGVNSWNCIISGCVQNARYDEALNIFCEMCESESPDAVTVASILPACTGLMALGIGKQLHSYVIRCGIKLNVYIGSSLIGMYSECGEFGYARSVFAAIEEKNATVWNELIRSYINEERMNEAWEAFRLMKENGLQPDTITYNSFIAAYARAGQKEQAYTLLSNMVEIGLKPNVVSMNALISGLHHHGRHADALEAFRYMQVSSDGEAKGWALPGNSIQPNGTTITSVLSLLTDLRLDRLGKEVHCYAFRSGLISNIFVSSKLVDLYGKTGDVGTADKVFRRISNKNVVTWNSILASYRQNRKPEIALKLFHEMIKSNLLPNLVTLQIALLSSGMTMALQHGRELHGYIRKNWPDGYPTALASALIDMYGKCGKIEDARLVFECTDEKDIATWNAIMSAYLLHRIPGEVKKLFKYIEQSGIQPDPVTFIILLSACKQEGSMEEARRYFYSMEDVYGIQPTLKHYTCMVDIMGMAGLLEESLELIQKMQLEPDGCLWSILLKACKLHSNLEIGEKAAKALFELEPNNTSNYMSLSNIYADNGLWESTEALRVAMTEQGLNVERQCSRLYLGTDVHTFEAGDSSHPAFEKILSTWNDLSDRMEQSGYPPQDIEPYSNAEADPLSCQHTERIALCYGLISVRVHDLIRISKNFRMCMECHSSIKFISRDMNREIFVSDGCTYHHFQNGACSCGDMW, encoded by the coding sequence ATGGCGACCATGCTGCCGCTGCtactgccgccgtcgccgccgcgcgccttgTCGCCGCGGTGCTCGCTCCAGCCCCGCGCGCGCCACCACCTGCTCGACGGGGAGGCCAGCCCGAGGCGTGGCGCCCCGGCGGTCGGCGCGAACGCGGCGGCCTACGCGCGGGAGATCGGCGCCtgcgtgcgcgcgcggcggtggggcgCGGCGTGCGAGGCGTTCGCGGCGATGCGCGCCGCGGGGGCCGCGCCCGACAGGTTCCTCCTCCCGCAGGTGCTCCGCGCCTGCGCGGGGGCGCGGGAGGGGCgcctggccgccgcggcgcacgcGCTCGCCGCCAAGGGCGGCCCCGCGTTCGCGGGCGACGCCGTCGTCGGGAACGCGCTCGTCGCCATGTACGCCGCGCTCGgggacgtcgccgccgcgcgcgcggcgttCGCGGGCCTCCCCGAGCGCGACGTGGTGGCGTGGACCGCCCTCGTCGGCGCGTACGCCGACGCCGGGGAGCTGGGAGAGGCCTTCGAGCTGTTCGAGACGATGCAAGAGAGCGGCGTTCGGCCGGATGTGATTTCGTGGAACACGCTGGTGTCCGGGTTCGCAAGGAATGGTGACCTTCGAGCTGCGCTGCACCTGTTTGACGAAATGAGGCTTAGAGGCGTCAAGCCAGGGGTCAATTCTTGGAACTGCATCATCTCAGGCTGTGTGCAGAATGCGAGGTATGACGAGGCTTTGAACATTTTTTGCGAGATGTGCGAGAGCGAGAGTCCTGATGCAGTGACTGTGGCTAGCATACTCCCTGCTTGCACTGGCTTGATGGCACTGGGCATTGGAAAGCAGCTGCATTCTTATGTTATACGATGCGGAATCAAGTTAAATGTTTACATTGGCTCTTCGTTGATTGGAATGTACTCCGAGTGTGGAGAATTTGGTTATGCGAGAAGCGTGTTTGCAGCCATTGAGGAGAAGAATGCCACTGTGTGGAATGAATTGATTCGGTCATATATCAATGAGGAGAGGATGAATGAGGCTTGGGAGGCTTTTCGCTTGATGAAGGAGAATGGATTGCAGCCTGATACTATCACATATAATAGCTTCATTGCTGCATATGCTAGAGCAGGTCAGAAAGAACAAGCATATACCCTGCTGTCAAACATGGTTGAAATTGGCTTGAAACCTAATGTGGTATCGATGAATGCGTTAATATCCGGTTTGCATCACCATGGCCGTCATGCAGATGCATTGGAAGCTTTCCGATACATGCAGGTCTCGAGTGATGGAGAAGCAAAAGGCTGGGCATTACCTGGCAATTCAATTCAACCAAATGGTACAACCATTACTAGTGTCCTCTCCCTTTTGACAGATCTCAGGTTAGATCGTCTTGGGAAGGAAGTACACTGTTATGCTTTTCGGAGTGGTTTGATATCAAACATATTTGTTTCTAGCAAACTGGTTGACCTTTATGGTAAGACTGGTGATGTGGGCACCGCTGATAAAGTCTTCCGGAGAATCAGTAACAAGAATGTTGTCACATGGAACAGTATACTAGCATCCTACAGGCAAAATAGGAAGCCAGAAATTGCTTTGAAACTGTTCCATGAAATGATCAAATCCAATTTACTTCCCAACTTAGTTACATTACAGATTGCTCTTTTGTCTTCTGGTATGACTATGGCATTGCAGCATGGGAGAGAATTGCATGGTTACATTAGGAAGAACTGGCCAGATGGTTATCCAACTGCTCTTGCAAGTGCTTTGATTGATATGTACGGGAAATGTGGTAAGATTGAGGATGCTAGATTGGTTTTCGAATGCACTGATGAAAAGGACATAGCAACATGGAATGCAATAATGAGTGCATACTTGCTACATAGGATACCTGGAGAGGTTAAAAAATTGTTCAAGTATATTGAACAATCTGGAATTCAACCAGATCCTGTGACTTTCATTATACTTCTTTCAGCTTGTAAGCAAGAAGGTTCCATGGAGGAAGCTCGCAGATATTTCTACAGTATGGAAGATGTATACGGCATACAACCAACCTTAAAACACTATACCTGCATGGTTGACATCATGGGAATGGCTGGCTTACTGGAGGAGTCACTAGAACTTATCCAGAAGATGCAACTTGAACCAGATGGATGCCTATGGTCTATCCTTCTGAAAGCTTGTAAGCTGCACTCAAATCTGGAGATCGGTGAGAAGGCTGCGAAAGCGCTTTTTGAGCTTGAGCCAAACAATACTTCAAATTACATGTCGCTGTCCAATATATATGCCGACAATGGCTTGTGGGAGTCCACTGAGGCTTTGAGGGTTGCCATGACAGAACAGGGGTTAAATGTAGAGAGACAATGTAGCCGCTTGTATCTTGGTACAGATGTACACACATTTGAGGCTGGAGATTCCTCGCATCCTGCATTCGAAAAGATTTTGAGTACATGGAATGACTTATCTGATAGGATGGAACAGTCAGGGTATCCTCCTCAGGATATTGAGCCCTATTCTAATGCCGAAGCTGATCCATTGTCATGCCAACACACCGAGAGGATTGCATTATGTTACGGGCTAATTTCCGTGCGTGTTCATGATCTGATCCGTATCTCAAAGAATTTTAGGATGTGCATGGAATGCCATTCATCAATCAAGTTCATCTCGAGGGATATGAACCGGGAAATATTTGTTTCAGATGGTTGCACCTATCACCATTTTCAGAATGGAGCATGCAGCTGTGGAGATATGTGGTAA